A region from the Acyrthosiphon pisum isolate AL4f chromosome A1, pea_aphid_22Mar2018_4r6ur, whole genome shotgun sequence genome encodes:
- the LOC107884069 gene encoding uncharacterized protein LOC107884069, with product MCQVGRDMGYMDTMFPFSPPGENNNKPPAVEEISDRFGAQNYRLTQVKRKRDAMIFGDEPLFKKHKHFASVLKVDPTTELKISLAEPPTTNNRRPVGVVVRSAPVDIPKKRCIQLL from the exons ATGTGTCAAGTTGGACGTgat atGGGTTATATGGACACAATGTTCCCGTTTTCACCACctggtgaaaataataataagccacCCGCGGTGGAGGAAATTAGTGATCGTTTCGGAGCACAAAACTATCGCCTTACACAA gtgaaACGTAAAAGGGATGCGATGATTTTCGGAGACGAACCTCTAttcaaaaaacacaaacattttgcTTCTGTTTTgaag gtTGATCCTACAACGGAATTAAAGATTTCGTTGGCCGAGCCACCGACTACAAACAATAGACGACCCGTTGGCGTTGTTGTGAGGTCAGCTCCGGTTGATATACCTAAAAAACGTTGTATACAATTGTTATAA